From the Elstera cyanobacteriorum genome, one window contains:
- a CDS encoding HPr kinase/phosphorylase, with protein MPESPAPLPVDPHTEASPPARRGTEVQPLDLSPEAPSLHATCIALHGVGLLLRGASGLGKSDLALRLIDGGATLVADDRTLISTAITAGGTILVAAPPPALAGLLEVRGLGLVRLPYQSLCPVQMIVDVLPPEDRPDRLPDPDTETLLGVTLPRWCLNALEPSAPAKVRLAVRILTERSPKLLAPPTV; from the coding sequence ATGCCCGAATCCCCTGCCCCCCTGCCGGTCGATCCCCATACCGAGGCGTCGCCACCCGCACGGCGGGGAACGGAGGTGCAGCCGCTCGATTTGTCGCCCGAAGCGCCCAGCCTGCATGCCACCTGCATTGCCCTGCACGGGGTTGGCTTGCTGCTGCGCGGGGCGTCAGGCCTCGGTAAATCCGATCTTGCCCTGCGGCTGATCGATGGCGGGGCGACCTTGGTGGCCGATGACCGCACGCTGATTTCAACGGCGATTACAGCAGGCGGAACGATCCTGGTGGCGGCGCCGCCGCCCGCCCTGGCGGGGCTGCTGGAGGTTCGGGGGCTTGGCCTTGTACGCCTGCCGTATCAAAGCCTGTGCCCGGTCCAGATGATCGTCGACGTCCTGCCGCCGGAAGACCGACCGGACCGGCTGCCCGATCCCGATACGGAAACGCTGCTGGGGGTGACCTTGCCGCGCTGGTGCCTGAATGCGCTCGAACCCTCCGCCCCCGCCAAGGTGCGGCTGGCGGTGCGCATTCT
- a CDS encoding ribbon-helix-helix domain-containing protein, giving the protein MRTTQQLSITLPNEMADMVKARVRTGEYASESEVIRDGLRVLLARDRAVETWLNAQIGPAYDALKADPSRALTADELRTRLTREHAKSE; this is encoded by the coding sequence ATGCGCACAACGCAGCAACTGAGCATCACCCTACCCAATGAGATGGCCGATATGGTGAAAGCCAGGGTACGGACCGGGGAATATGCGTCCGAGAGTGAAGTGATCCGGGATGGCTTGCGGGTGCTCCTGGCCCGTGACCGCGCGGTCGAAACTTGGCTGAATGCACAAATTGGCCCGGCCTATGATGCGCTGAAAGCCGATCCATCCCGCGCCCTGACAGCCGATGAACTCCGAACCCGCCTCACCCGCGAGCACGCGAAATCGGAATGA